From the genome of Ignavibacteriales bacterium, one region includes:
- a CDS encoding PorV/PorQ family protein — protein sequence MKKNYFITAILSLFFLLFINRTFSQSRDFPTFDNLEKVAQTGYQFLKINSGARGAGMGDAFITLEGDASVVFWNPAGLSSLVNHSVFLGYTMWFADIKHQAFSAAMEIGDYGVVGISAVNVDYGKIQGTAISNSSLGYDDTENLNVSEIAIGLSYAKRFSDKFGVGVTVKYCRQDLIARKSSIFAFDIGTNYNTGWNDLKVAVSIQNFSTEIKYIDENFVLPLIYRVGFSVDAFGLANIASEKHKLIIAIEGVNPRDYSERFHIGSEYVFDDTFAIRAGYKFNYDVESFSFGTGFKFKGAQIDYAFSNFGAILGNVNRISLVFNF from the coding sequence GTGAAAAAAAATTATTTCATAACGGCCATACTTAGTTTATTCTTTTTATTGTTCATAAACAGAACATTTTCACAATCTCGTGATTTTCCTACATTCGATAATCTGGAGAAGGTGGCTCAAACTGGTTACCAATTTTTGAAAATCAATTCAGGTGCACGCGGTGCAGGGATGGGGGATGCATTTATAACACTCGAAGGTGATGCATCTGTTGTTTTCTGGAATCCGGCTGGACTTTCTTCTCTTGTGAACCATTCTGTTTTTCTTGGTTATACAATGTGGTTTGCTGATATAAAACACCAGGCTTTTTCAGCTGCAATGGAGATAGGGGATTATGGGGTTGTGGGAATAAGCGCTGTTAATGTTGATTATGGGAAGATTCAAGGGACGGCTATCAGTAATTCTTCATTAGGTTATGACGACACCGAAAATTTAAACGTATCTGAAATTGCAATTGGTCTAAGTTATGCAAAACGGTTTAGCGATAAGTTTGGTGTAGGTGTAACTGTAAAATATTGCAGGCAGGATTTGATCGCCAGAAAATCATCCATATTCGCCTTTGATATTGGTACAAATTATAACACAGGCTGGAATGATTTGAAGGTTGCCGTCTCGATTCAGAATTTCTCGACTGAAATAAAATATATTGACGAAAATTTTGTGTTACCGTTAATCTATAGAGTCGGTTTTTCTGTTGATGCATTCGGGCTGGCTAACATAGCAAGTGAAAAACATAAATTAATTATTGCAATAGAGGGCGTAAATCCGAGAGATTATTCGGAACGTTTTCATATAGGTAGCGAATATGTTTTTGATGACACATTTGCCATTCGTGCAGGATATAAATTCAATTATGATGTAGAGAGTTTTTCTTTTGGTACAGGATTTAAATTTAAGGGTGCTCAAATTGATTATGCGTTTTCAAACTTTGGTGCTATTCTAGGAAATGTTAATCGAATATCACTTGTGTTCAATTTTTAA
- a CDS encoding T9SS type A sorting domain-containing protein, whose amino-acid sequence MKRHLLFLVAFVFFTMTFEELYAQWTIWDCSTLPEVTTMNGLPWTKSDKTAGLTDAATSVLWSVVDDANISGNKLIKINEFLGDRKESWINNWAAVADPTKGITTVFRVRASAEMIAQTKVAGTDYCFWYVSMRDGSYRMDLTLNYPDTLYAETNAKLKVSIPNPTAWHIYRFTLKGDQVNVYMDENATPVLTATAGTTTNNYIKVGDTSTGGLFGGLYDWLIWDLGGAYAPGQGTPIPVSLTGLTSVEDYSPELPSEFSLTQNYPNPFNPTTQISFSLLNSGFTTLTVYNAIGQTVAKLVNEELSSGSYKVNFNAVNLPSGVYFYQIQSGLFNQTKKMILLK is encoded by the coding sequence ATGAAAAGACATCTATTATTTTTAGTGGCTTTTGTTTTTTTTACAATGACGTTTGAAGAACTTTATGCCCAATGGACAATTTGGGATTGTAGCACTCTACCAGAAGTAACAACAATGAATGGTTTACCGTGGACCAAATCTGATAAAACAGCAGGGTTAACGGATGCGGCTACATCAGTGCTATGGAGTGTAGTCGATGATGCTAACATCTCAGGAAATAAGTTAATTAAGATCAATGAATTTCTTGGTGATCGCAAAGAATCATGGATTAATAACTGGGCAGCGGTAGCTGACCCGACAAAAGGAATAACTACTGTTTTCCGAGTCAGAGCGTCAGCTGAAATGATTGCGCAGACTAAAGTTGCGGGGACTGATTATTGCTTCTGGTATGTGTCTATGCGCGATGGTTCCTACAGAATGGATTTGACTTTAAATTATCCCGACACATTATATGCAGAAACAAATGCAAAACTTAAAGTTAGTATTCCAAATCCCACAGCATGGCATATCTATCGTTTTACATTAAAGGGTGATCAGGTTAACGTATATATGGATGAAAACGCTACACCCGTACTTACTGCAACAGCCGGTACTACAACTAACAATTACATCAAAGTTGGTGATACAAGCACTGGCGGTCTTTTTGGTGGGCTTTATGATTGGCTAATTTGGGATTTGGGTGGCGCTTATGCACCAGGACAAGGAACACCAATTCCAGTATCTCTGACTGGATTAACTTCGGTAGAAGATTATAGCCCTGAATTACCATCGGAATTTAGTCTTACACAAAATTATCCAAATCCATTTAATCCAACAACACAAATTTCTTTTTCGCTTTTAAATTCTGGCTTTACAACACTAACAGTTTACAACGCTATCGGTCAAACTGTCGCTAAATTAGTTAATGAAGAGCTTTCCAGCGGTTCATATAAAGTTAATTTCAATGCTGTGAACTTACCTTCCGGCGTTTATTTTTATCAGATTCAGTCGGGATTATTCAACCAGACAAAGAAGATGATCTTATTGAAATAA
- a CDS encoding alpha-glucuronidase family glycosyl hydrolase has product MFKLRYKLGFHSIFSAKYALLFLLVIPINTVAENGYEFSLRYSKISNAKFLADYKNLCKEIVVPEKSDILNSAQNEITYGISKMLGGDLKISLQPSVPGSIIIGSLEKSYLIKELLSAKLPELNIWVLKLIMHFRISALL; this is encoded by the coding sequence ATGTTTAAACTAAGATATAAATTAGGATTTCACTCTATATTTTCAGCAAAATACGCATTACTGTTTCTTCTTGTTATCCCCATTAATACTGTTGCGGAAAATGGATATGAATTTTCGCTCAGATACAGTAAGATTTCGAATGCGAAATTTCTGGCAGATTATAAAAATCTTTGCAAAGAAATTGTTGTTCCGGAGAAAAGCGATATTCTGAATTCTGCTCAGAACGAAATTACATACGGCATTTCTAAAATGCTGGGCGGTGATTTGAAAATTTCTTTACAACCTTCTGTTCCAGGTTCAATAATTATCGGTTCACTAGAAAAATCATATCTAATAAAAGAATTGCTCTCGGCAAAGCTGCCGGAGTTGAATATATGGGTGCTCAAATTGATTATGCATTTTCGAATTTCGGCGCTACTCTAG
- a CDS encoding T9SS type A sorting domain-containing protein: MKRHLLFLVALVFFTMTFEELYAQWTVWDCSTLPEATTTNGILWTKSDVSTSSLWSVIDDPSISGNKLNKINELIGDRKESWLNNWAAVANPTKGITCVFRVRASDEIIAATKVAGTNYCFWYVSLRDGAYRMDLTLNYPDSLYAETNAKLKVSIPNPTAWHIFRFTLKGDQVNVYMDEKSTPVLTATAGANTNNYIKVGDTSTAGLFGALYDWLIWDLGGAYAPGQGTPIPTSLTGLTSVEDYKPELPTDFSLTQNYPNPFNPTTQISFSLLNSGFTTLTVYNAIGQTVAKLVDEELYSGTYKVNFNAVNLPSGIYFYQIKSGMFNQTKKMMLMK, translated from the coding sequence ATGAAAAGACATCTATTATTTTTAGTGGCTTTGGTTTTTTTTACAATGACGTTTGAAGAACTTTATGCCCAATGGACTGTATGGGATTGTAGCACTCTGCCAGAAGCAACAACAACGAATGGTATACTATGGACCAAATCTGATGTCTCGACATCAAGCCTATGGAGTGTAATTGATGACCCGAGTATTTCCGGGAATAAGTTAAATAAAATCAACGAATTAATTGGTGATCGGAAAGAATCATGGCTAAATAACTGGGCAGCAGTAGCTAACCCGACAAAAGGAATAACTTGCGTTTTTCGAGTTAGGGCATCAGATGAAATAATTGCAGCAACAAAAGTTGCTGGGACAAACTATTGTTTCTGGTATGTATCCTTGAGAGATGGCGCTTACCGTATGGATTTAACTCTTAATTATCCTGATTCACTATACGCTGAAACAAATGCAAAACTTAAGGTTAGTATTCCAAATCCTACAGCATGGCACATCTTCCGTTTTACATTAAAGGGTGACCAGGTGAATGTTTATATGGATGAAAAGTCTACACCTGTTCTTACGGCGACAGCTGGTGCTAACACAAACAATTATATCAAAGTAGGTGATACAAGCACTGCTGGACTTTTTGGTGCACTTTATGATTGGCTAATTTGGGATTTGGGCGGCGCTTATGCACCAGGACAAGGAACACCCATTCCGACATCTCTAACCGGGTTAACTTCGGTAGAAGATTATAAACCAGAATTACCAACGGATTTTAGTCTTACACAAAATTATCCAAATCCATTTAATCCAACAACACAAATTTCTTTTTCGCTTTTAAATTCTGGCTTTACAACACTAACAGTTTACAACGCAATCGGTCAAACTGTTGCTAAACTAGTTGATGAAGAGCTTTACAGCGGCACATATAAAGTTAATTTCAATGCTGTGAACTTACCTTCAGGCATTTATTTTTATCAAATTAAATCAGGAATGTTCAATCAGACTAAAAAAATGATGCTAATGAAATAG
- a CDS encoding alpha-glucuronidase family glycosyl hydrolase, which translates to MSKIVLMSKSKLLFLLALNLFFLYEQTSAENGYEFWLRYSKISDAKFLADYKNLCKEIVVADKNDILNSAQNELVYGISNMLGVELKVSNNPSISGSIIIGSLEKSPLIKELLSTKMPEFNSPDAFAIVSVNINNKVHTIITGISDKAVLYGAYHFLRLMQTNQPIANLNILQQPENKLRMVNHWDNPSGSIERGYAGESIFHWDILPELEQRYTDYARMLASIGINGCVVNNVNTVKQDLTGWKLLTLPYIKKLKALADVFRSYGVKLYLSVNFFSPVVIGKLNTADPMDPEVIKWWSEKVREIYSQIPDFGGFLVKADSEGEPGPMKYSRSHADGANMIANALGPYNGLLIWRAFVYGHNDMDRASQAYSIFHPDDGEFAENVIIQIKNGPIDFQVREPVSPLFGAMPKTNQMLELQITQEYTGHSTHLCYLVPQWKEILDFDTYLNGKESTVSKIISGKLFNNNNTGITGVINIGSDSNWTGHLLAQANTFGFGRLTWNPSLPADQITDEWVKMTFGNDQKVVKKISKMLLDSWLTYESYTSPLGVGMLSNGSGDISHYYPAPEKRGKFHHADKFGVGYDRTSETGSGYVNQYSSTVATYYGNIKTCPDELLLFFHHVPYTHKLKSGKTVIQHIYDSHFEGVNKVEKMITEWKSLNGEIDAERFEHILKKLKEQLVQAKIWRDSINNYFFGLSGIPDEHGRLAVNN; encoded by the coding sequence ATGTCTAAAATAGTCTTAATGAGTAAATCTAAATTATTATTTCTATTGGCCCTTAATTTATTTTTTTTATACGAACAAACTTCTGCAGAAAATGGATATGAATTCTGGCTCAGATACAGTAAGATTTCGGATGCGAAATTTTTGGCAGATTATAAAAATCTTTGCAAAGAAATTGTTGTTGCAGATAAAAACGATATTCTGAATTCTGCTCAGAACGAACTTGTTTACGGCATTTCTAATATGCTGGGTGTTGAACTGAAAGTTTCAAATAATCCCTCCATTTCCGGTTCAATTATTATCGGTTCACTAGAAAAATCACCTCTCATAAAAGAATTGCTATCTACAAAAATGCCCGAGTTTAATTCACCCGATGCATTTGCAATAGTTTCGGTAAACATTAATAATAAAGTACATACAATCATAACGGGGATATCCGATAAGGCAGTGCTTTACGGTGCTTATCATTTTTTAAGATTGATGCAAACAAATCAGCCAATTGCAAATCTTAATATACTTCAACAGCCGGAAAATAAACTTAGAATGGTAAATCACTGGGATAATCCTTCAGGATCAATTGAGAGGGGCTATGCAGGTGAGTCAATTTTCCATTGGGATATACTTCCTGAGTTGGAGCAGAGATATACGGATTATGCGCGTATGCTGGCTTCAATTGGAATAAACGGTTGCGTCGTGAACAACGTAAATACAGTTAAACAAGATCTTACCGGCTGGAAACTTCTTACATTGCCTTACATTAAAAAGTTAAAAGCACTTGCCGATGTATTCAGGTCCTACGGCGTGAAATTATATCTGTCTGTAAATTTTTTCAGTCCGGTGGTCATAGGGAAGTTAAACACTGCTGATCCGATGGATCCGGAGGTTATTAAATGGTGGAGTGAAAAGGTCCGCGAGATCTATTCTCAAATTCCAGATTTCGGAGGTTTTCTCGTAAAGGCCGATTCAGAGGGTGAGCCGGGTCCGATGAAATATTCGCGGTCTCATGCAGACGGCGCCAATATGATTGCTAATGCACTCGGTCCGTACAATGGTTTACTGATATGGAGGGCATTTGTTTACGGTCATAATGATATGGACAGAGCTTCCCAGGCTTACTCAATATTTCACCCTGACGATGGGGAATTTGCTGAAAACGTAATTATTCAGATTAAAAACGGGCCTATAGATTTTCAGGTTCGAGAACCAGTATCTCCCTTGTTTGGAGCAATGCCTAAAACTAACCAGATGCTTGAATTACAAATTACTCAGGAATATACAGGACATTCAACACATCTTTGCTATCTGGTTCCTCAGTGGAAAGAAATATTAGATTTCGATACATACTTAAATGGTAAAGAGTCGACTGTATCAAAAATAATAAGCGGGAAACTATTCAATAATAATAATACTGGTATTACAGGCGTTATAAATATAGGTTCTGATTCTAATTGGACAGGTCATTTATTGGCTCAGGCTAACACATTTGGTTTCGGACGTCTTACATGGAATCCATCGTTACCTGCAGATCAAATAACTGATGAATGGGTCAAAATGACTTTTGGAAATGATCAGAAAGTCGTTAAAAAAATTTCTAAAATGTTGCTGGACTCATGGTTAACATATGAAAGTTATACTTCACCGCTCGGTGTTGGAATGCTTTCTAATGGAAGTGGTGACATATCCCATTATTACCCGGCACCGGAAAAACGGGGGAAATTTCATCATGCTGATAAATTTGGTGTGGGTTACGACCGTACATCTGAAACAGGAAGCGGTTACGTCAATCAATATTCATCTACAGTCGCCACATATTATGGCAATATTAAAACATGTCCGGATGAACTTTTATTGTTTTTTCATCATGTACCCTATACTCATAAACTTAAATCAGGCAAGACTGTAATACAGCATATTTACGACAGTCATTTTGAGGGCGTAAATAAAGTAGAAAAGATGATAACGGAATGGAAATCCTTGAATGGTGAAATAGACGCTGAAAGGTTTGAACATATTCTGAAGAAACTGAAAGAACAGCTTGTGCAGGCTAAAATCTGGAGAGATTCTATTAATAATTATTTCTTCGGTCTTTCCGGAATTCCGGACGAACATGGAAGATTGGCAGTGAATAACTGA
- a CDS encoding glycosyl hydrolase family 28 protein — protein MNIIKYFVFPVFIFLFSFCNENFTAPYEPEGKSDIVFSVKDYGALGNGQTDDTQSINKTIIACSEAGGGTVRFPAGVYATNSIHLLSNITLQADSGAVIKSMNTGFDPWESNQFDENVMDRAYYHIQASMFWGENLSNIKFTGKGLIDAGGLTTSSTVKPGQGDKVIALKNCRNIEITDLSFDYKGGGGAHYVILLTGCDSVKIDNLNLKARRDGINMMNSSNISITNTQINSVRYEGGLEKGGDDAIKIGSDYSLGEIRPTSNIFVKNCTISAGCNGIMFGTETIGPISNCTFEDIQINFAGKNGLGITSNDGSIINNLTYKNITMKNVLSPFFIKVSDVKRIPAGQNYITGRISNIVFENITATEISNPINGEMSNVIWGKANSLIENIEFINVSITVKGEQPLSKAKIYPPENDERFPQNLIKDILKAPLPAYAFYVRHIKNVKFNVCKIDFEKNDNRPSFIIDDGTGVTLHSVNMRKGTGAECFVEIRNTVTDFVINDCPGLADVNGSITNRKF, from the coding sequence ATGAATATTATCAAATACTTTGTATTTCCGGTTTTTATTTTCCTTTTTTCATTCTGTAACGAAAATTTTACTGCGCCTTATGAACCGGAAGGTAAATCTGATATTGTATTTAGTGTAAAAGATTACGGTGCACTTGGAAACGGCCAAACAGACGATACACAATCAATAAATAAAACTATCATTGCATGCAGTGAAGCCGGGGGTGGAACGGTAAGATTTCCTGCCGGGGTATATGCGACAAATTCTATACACCTGCTTAGTAATATAACTCTTCAGGCGGATTCGGGTGCAGTAATTAAATCAATGAATACCGGTTTTGATCCCTGGGAAAGTAACCAGTTTGACGAAAACGTTATGGACCGCGCATATTATCATATTCAGGCATCTATGTTTTGGGGAGAAAATTTATCAAACATAAAATTTACCGGTAAAGGTCTTATAGATGCCGGTGGATTAACCACGTCAAGTACTGTAAAACCCGGTCAGGGCGATAAAGTGATTGCCCTAAAAAATTGCAGAAATATTGAAATCACAGATCTTTCATTTGATTATAAGGGTGGCGGCGGAGCTCATTATGTAATTCTCTTGACAGGTTGCGACAGCGTTAAAATAGACAATTTAAATCTGAAAGCTCGGAGAGACGGAATCAACATGATGAACAGCAGCAATATTTCTATAACTAATACACAAATTAATTCAGTAAGATACGAAGGCGGACTTGAGAAAGGCGGCGACGATGCAATCAAAATCGGAAGCGATTATTCACTCGGCGAGATAAGACCTACTTCAAATATATTTGTCAAAAACTGCACTATTTCAGCCGGATGCAACGGTATTATGTTCGGCACAGAAACAATCGGCCCTATTAGCAACTGCACTTTTGAGGATATCCAAATAAATTTTGCCGGCAAAAACGGTTTGGGAATTACGTCCAATGACGGAAGCATAATAAATAACCTGACTTATAAAAATATAACTATGAAAAATGTTCTTTCACCGTTTTTTATTAAAGTATCCGACGTAAAAAGAATTCCGGCCGGTCAAAATTATATCACAGGCAGAATAAGTAATATCGTTTTTGAAAATATTACTGCGACAGAAATTTCAAATCCTATAAACGGAGAAATGAGCAATGTGATATGGGGAAAAGCAAACAGTCTAATTGAAAACATCGAATTCATAAATGTTAGTATAACCGTAAAAGGAGAACAACCATTATCCAAAGCGAAAATTTACCCTCCGGAAAATGATGAAAGATTCCCTCAAAATTTAATTAAAGATATTCTTAAAGCACCGTTACCGGCCTACGCATTTTATGTAAGGCATATTAAAAATGTGAAATTCAATGTTTGCAAAATCGATTTTGAAAAAAACGACAACCGTCCATCCTTCATCATAGACGATGGTACTGGCGTCACTTTGCATTCTGTGAATATGAGAAAGGGAACTGGTGCCGAATGTTTTGTTGAAATAAGAAATACTGTTACTGATTTTGTCATAAACGATTGTCCGGGACTTGCTGATGTAAATGGATCAATTACGAATAGGAAGTTTTGA
- a CDS encoding alkaline phosphatase D family protein, whose product MKKKFLKLSILLILLFVFGFNSNANCQAPYQATGIKIGEVTQHSAIIWTRLTKNSERNIDGIPFKMIKGKKSKENPEHYIYSEPQIPEGHSLDEMQNVVPGSEGQVRVQYWVKGKKETTLKSTPWKKVDSEKDFTHQFSLKDLEPWTEYELVTECRIDEKSPVSEEGKILGNFKTPPEAKDAEPLKFSIITCQAYYQRDDSLNGHKIYNVLNGFNPDFFVMTGDIVYYDRLGPIATSKELARFKWNRMYSLPFQREFHKHVSSYFEKDDHDTWQDDCWPTKKNDMMGDFTFKEGQDIFLEQVPITKQTYRTIRWGKDLQIWMVEGRDFRTPNTMPDGPDKTIWGKEQKEWFKKTVQESDATFKLLISPTPLVGPDREKKNDNLANKGFKHEGDELRKFISSQKNMFVVTGDRHWQYVSVDPETGVKEFATGATTDDHAGGFSMDLREPMHLYLNIVGGFLWGNIERVDGKPVLTFSHYSVDGKVLHEEKMIAE is encoded by the coding sequence ATGAAAAAGAAATTCTTAAAATTATCAATCCTTTTGATTCTATTGTTTGTATTTGGCTTCAACAGCAACGCAAATTGCCAGGCTCCTTACCAGGCCACTGGAATAAAAATCGGTGAAGTTACACAGCACAGCGCGATTATCTGGACAAGGCTTACGAAAAATTCAGAACGCAATATCGATGGAATACCATTTAAAATGATCAAAGGTAAAAAAAGCAAGGAAAATCCTGAGCATTATATCTACAGTGAACCGCAGATACCAGAAGGTCATTCATTGGATGAAATGCAGAATGTAGTCCCCGGTTCAGAGGGGCAGGTAAGGGTTCAATACTGGGTAAAAGGAAAAAAAGAAACCACTCTTAAAAGTACGCCCTGGAAAAAAGTGGATTCTGAAAAAGACTTCACACATCAGTTCTCTCTTAAAGATCTTGAGCCATGGACTGAATACGAACTAGTAACGGAGTGCAGGATAGATGAAAAGAGTCCAGTAAGTGAGGAAGGAAAGATACTGGGGAATTTTAAAACACCGCCAGAAGCAAAGGATGCTGAACCATTAAAATTTTCAATAATTACATGCCAGGCTTATTATCAACGAGATGATAGCCTGAACGGTCATAAAATTTATAATGTGCTTAACGGGTTCAATCCTGATTTCTTTGTAATGACAGGCGATATTGTTTATTACGACAGACTTGGTCCGATAGCTACGAGCAAGGAACTAGCAAGATTTAAGTGGAACAGAATGTATTCACTGCCTTTCCAGAGAGAATTCCATAAACATGTTTCAAGTTATTTTGAAAAAGACGATCATGATACCTGGCAGGACGATTGCTGGCCTACTAAGAAAAATGACATGATGGGAGATTTCACATTCAAAGAAGGGCAGGATATATTTTTAGAACAGGTGCCGATAACAAAGCAAACTTACAGAACAATCCGTTGGGGCAAAGATCTACAGATATGGATGGTTGAGGGAAGAGATTTCAGAACTCCCAATACTATGCCTGACGGACCGGACAAAACGATTTGGGGAAAAGAACAGAAAGAGTGGTTTAAGAAAACGGTTCAGGAATCGGATGCTACATTTAAACTTTTAATTAGCCCTACTCCGCTGGTTGGACCCGACCGCGAAAAGAAAAACGATAATCTGGCCAATAAAGGATTTAAACACGAAGGAGATGAACTAAGAAAATTCATCAGCAGTCAGAAAAATATGTTCGTCGTAACAGGTGATAGACACTGGCAATACGTATCTGTTGATCCTGAAACCGGGGTAAAGGAATTTGCGACCGGTGCAACTACCGATGATCACGCAGGTGGATTCAGTATGGACCTGCGTGAACCGATGCACCTTTATTTAAATATTGTCGGCGGCTTTTTGTGGGGAAATATTGAAAGAGTTGACGGCAAACCGGTTCTTACTTTTAGTCATTACAGCGTTGACGGAAAAGTTCTTCACGAAGAAAAAATGATAGCAGAATAA